In Sphingobacterium thalpophilum, a genomic segment contains:
- a CDS encoding universal stress protein, translating into MKRILLLTDFSENALLAAQQVALCTEAWKTQKVIIYHTYNSVTIVNNEPIVIVNDEVKEAKEKELTAWFDQIRLLFPPQVELTHQMEDVDLPLGVNDMCKSHDIDLVALGITGQTGFAKILVGSNAITLMDICIKPMLIVSHKVNPAVPKNVLATTDLKEVDRKLDLFNLDQVLDTFNAQLYVLNVAKKEGSAADLAQELKHLHERLDKYHPIYDYISHDDIALGIEEYAKEKHIDLILSFHKKQGLLASLFKTSISKKIAWNGAANLLVIPMDRS; encoded by the coding sequence ATGAAACGTATCCTCCTGTTAACTGACTTTTCAGAAAATGCTCTTCTGGCAGCACAACAAGTAGCCCTATGTACAGAAGCCTGGAAAACGCAAAAGGTTATTATCTACCATACGTACAATAGTGTTACCATTGTCAATAACGAACCTATTGTCATTGTTAATGATGAGGTAAAAGAGGCCAAAGAGAAAGAACTGACAGCATGGTTTGACCAAATTAGATTATTGTTCCCCCCACAAGTGGAACTTACACATCAGATGGAAGATGTTGATCTGCCATTGGGAGTCAACGACATGTGTAAATCGCACGACATTGACCTTGTCGCATTGGGTATCACCGGACAAACAGGTTTTGCTAAGATCTTGGTCGGAAGTAATGCTATTACACTGATGGACATCTGCATTAAGCCCATGCTTATCGTTTCCCATAAGGTAAATCCTGCCGTCCCCAAAAATGTGTTGGCTACAACCGATCTGAAGGAGGTAGACAGAAAACTGGATTTATTCAATTTAGATCAGGTGTTAGATACGTTCAATGCACAATTGTATGTGTTGAATGTTGCTAAAAAAGAAGGTTCAGCTGCAGACTTGGCACAGGAATTAAAGCACCTCCATGAACGCCTAGACAAATATCATCCGATTTATGACTACATCAGCCATGATGATATTGCACTAGGTATTGAAGAATATGCCAAAGAGAAACATATTGATCTCATACTTTCATTCCATAAAAAGCAAGGACTATTAGCGAGCCTATTCAAAACAAGCATTTCTAAAAAAATAGCCTGGAATGGCGCGGCCAACTTACTGGTTATTCCCATGGATAGATCGTAG
- a CDS encoding adenylyltransferase/cytidyltransferase family protein — protein sequence MIKIPLKDARVGITFSAFDLLHAGHIKMLEDAKRQCDYLICGLQTDPTLDRPEKNKPVQTVVERYIQLKGCKYVDQIVPYATEQDLEDVLRSFKIDVRIVGDEYREREFTGRQYCEEQGIDLYFNSRDHRFSSSGLRRIVAEKSEQ from the coding sequence ATGATAAAAATACCATTAAAAGATGCGCGGGTCGGCATTACATTTAGTGCTTTTGACCTGTTGCACGCCGGTCATATCAAGATGCTCGAGGATGCCAAGCGGCAGTGCGATTATCTGATTTGCGGCCTGCAGACCGATCCGACCCTGGATCGTCCTGAGAAAAACAAACCTGTACAGACTGTTGTTGAGCGGTATATACAGCTTAAAGGGTGTAAGTATGTCGATCAGATTGTTCCCTATGCGACGGAGCAGGATTTAGAAGATGTATTGCGGTCTTTTAAGATTGATGTGCGCATTGTAGGCGATGAATATCGCGAGCGCGAATTTACGGGACGTCAGTACTGTGAAGAACAAGGCATAGATCTCTATTTTAATAGCCGCGACCATCGGTTCTCAAGTTCAGGTTTACGCCGAATTGTTGCCGAAAAGTCGGAGCAATAA
- a CDS encoding lipopolysaccharide assembly protein LapB — protein MRMTKYWIAIVTALTAFMNIPCQVIAQDAAKDYTGAIKQYDASFKGIGPEVYFLPPPKTANEILADNYADKKSFSKEIARQLLLQRLLLQLRSTNNLGHFQYLMNPMPTAANSWDTAIERQIKAENWIAGYALANEAALFSIKNNDSSNASKFLYQALSLANRTDNRDDIATINMNISNFQLYRGDFVRAEESAQNYHTYAMKSKSYADQANAWLLIAMARAGQGNYKAAENNIIRSAIPLLNKAKAYEGKIFAWEMLAEIYFKQDKFTEAQWFLLQARDLANAKKLYSELAEIEYLLASSKQKDGNYKVAIKEFVQAAELASDENNKQLSLAILDKLGEVYLVLKDYPSADQTYKAYTQLKNELYN, from the coding sequence ATGAGAATGACAAAATACTGGATTGCTATAGTTACCGCTTTGACTGCATTCATGAATATACCATGTCAGGTAATCGCACAGGATGCCGCCAAAGATTATACTGGCGCAATAAAACAATACGATGCTTCCTTTAAAGGTATCGGTCCAGAGGTCTATTTTTTACCACCTCCAAAAACGGCCAATGAAATACTAGCAGACAATTATGCAGACAAGAAGTCTTTCAGCAAAGAAATTGCTAGGCAGCTTCTGCTCCAGCGACTGTTATTGCAACTGCGGAGCACCAATAACTTGGGCCATTTTCAATATTTGATGAACCCCATGCCTACTGCGGCAAATAGTTGGGATACTGCTATAGAGAGGCAAATAAAAGCTGAAAACTGGATTGCGGGCTATGCACTTGCCAATGAAGCAGCCTTATTTTCAATTAAAAATAACGATAGCAGCAACGCCTCAAAATTTCTATACCAGGCGCTTTCCTTGGCAAATCGTACCGATAACAGGGATGATATTGCTACAATTAATATGAACATCAGCAATTTCCAGCTGTATCGTGGAGACTTTGTACGTGCTGAAGAGAGCGCACAAAATTATCATACCTATGCCATGAAGAGCAAAAGCTATGCAGACCAAGCCAACGCCTGGCTTCTAATTGCTATGGCACGAGCCGGTCAGGGAAATTATAAAGCTGCCGAAAACAATATTATCCGCAGTGCGATCCCTTTGCTCAATAAGGCCAAAGCCTATGAGGGGAAGATTTTTGCATGGGAAATGCTTGCTGAAATTTATTTTAAGCAAGATAAATTTACCGAGGCTCAGTGGTTTCTGCTACAGGCCCGCGACTTGGCCAATGCAAAAAAACTATATAGCGAGCTCGCTGAAATCGAATACTTGCTGGCCTCATCCAAGCAAAAAGATGGAAATTATAAGGTGGCGATCAAAGAATTTGTGCAGGCGGCTGAATTGGCTTCAGATGAAAATAACAAACAGCTCTCACTGGCAATATTAGATAAACTGGGTGAAGTATATCTTGTGCTAAAAGATTATCCATCTGCTGATCAGACCTACAAAGCCTATACGCAATTAAAAAATGAATTGTACAATTGA
- a CDS encoding 3'-5' exonuclease, giving the protein MVEGLSFTAIDFETATANQNSACAIGLVVVEHGLIVDEFHSLIRPPGNQYMWQTTRVHGIKPRDTFDSPTFEELYFKIKPLIANRMMVAHNELFDRNVLRKTMLHYSLPYESLGLSNQWECTFKIYQSKGFKPARLNACCEVMGIDLNHHEALSDARACAELFLMHKLEHKK; this is encoded by the coding sequence ATGGTAGAGGGGTTAAGTTTTACAGCTATAGATTTTGAAACAGCGACAGCCAATCAGAACTCGGCATGTGCCATTGGGCTCGTTGTTGTTGAGCATGGTCTTATTGTGGATGAGTTTCATTCCCTGATTCGACCGCCCGGAAATCAATATATGTGGCAGACTACGCGCGTACACGGCATCAAACCACGTGATACATTCGACTCGCCGACTTTTGAAGAACTTTATTTTAAAATTAAGCCCCTTATCGCCAATCGCATGATGGTGGCCCATAATGAACTGTTTGATCGCAATGTACTGCGCAAGACGATGCTGCATTATAGTTTGCCCTATGAAAGCCTTGGCCTGTCCAATCAGTGGGAGTGTACATTTAAAATTTATCAAAGTAAAGGTTTTAAGCCTGCACGTCTCAATGCGTGCTGTGAAGTAATGGGGATCGACTTAAATCATCATGAAGCACTTTCCGATGCCCGGGCTTGTGCGGAGCTTTTTTTGATGCATAAGCTTGAACATAAAAAATAA
- a CDS encoding carboxy terminal-processing peptidase — translation MFRKLIFALFVVSIVSCGSKPRVALPDDGGLKPSTQHQIIAKEVSGLLENVSYKKVKMNDSISGIIYDNLIKSLDQGKNYLLQSDIDEFQAYRNNLAQDIKNGDLSAAFHIFNVYSKRYLDRMQYALSEIDKKQDYTKDEYYQPNREKLGWFKTADEANDQWRKRVKYDLLNLETASGKSTDSARTKQVETLKKRYVNLISQAKKTNANDAFQVVMQALTDAVDPHTSYFNPSFAQAFNEGMANTFEGIGARLSIDNEAVSIFEIIPGGPIFKDKSIHVNDKIIAVAQGKDGEFEDIIGWRLDAAVAKIKGPKGTIVRLKIIPAGQPMNSHPRIVSLVREKIVVEEESAKKEIMNVKGADGKTYKVGIINIPKFYMDFEAYRRRDPNYKSTTRDVRLILDTLKQEKVDAVVIDLRFNGGGSLPEAIDLTGLFIDKGPVVQVRDTKNNIDVEEDKNAGVSWDGPLGIMINRFSASASEIFAGAIQDYGRGIILGSQSYGKGTVQSAIDMSRVISPTSRLLLKASGEKDPDTPEGAPQYGQINITLGKFYRVNGSSTQLKGVTPDIVFPSQFSAEKFGESSEKSALPWDQIQSSNFKKVADLSAVDKKLEAMHEARIKNSLEYKYLKEDIEEAQKDEDVKIPLELNKFKKEKDDNLKKNRDRINALLKLQGKPAWEEGKSQPKIDLDFVKDESAKVMTDYIINFGTKKPL, via the coding sequence ATGTTTAGGAAACTCATATTTGCACTTTTTGTTGTATCCATTGTTTCTTGTGGTTCAAAACCACGGGTAGCGCTTCCTGATGATGGAGGGCTTAAACCGAGCACGCAACATCAGATTATTGCTAAAGAAGTCTCTGGATTATTGGAAAATGTGAGCTACAAAAAGGTCAAAATGAATGATTCGATATCGGGCATCATATACGATAATCTGATCAAAAGTTTGGATCAAGGAAAAAATTACTTGCTTCAATCGGATATTGATGAATTTCAAGCGTACAGAAACAATCTTGCGCAGGATATCAAAAATGGGGATCTTTCTGCGGCATTCCATATTTTTAATGTCTATTCGAAGAGATACCTGGACAGAATGCAATATGCGCTTTCAGAAATTGATAAGAAACAGGATTATACAAAGGATGAGTATTACCAACCTAACCGTGAAAAACTGGGCTGGTTTAAAACGGCAGATGAAGCCAACGATCAATGGCGTAAACGGGTGAAATACGACCTGCTCAACTTAGAAACTGCCAGTGGTAAATCGACCGACAGTGCGCGAACCAAACAGGTGGAAACATTAAAAAAACGTTACGTTAATTTGATCTCGCAGGCCAAAAAAACCAATGCAAACGATGCTTTTCAGGTGGTCATGCAAGCATTGACCGATGCTGTTGATCCACATACGTCCTATTTTAACCCTTCTTTTGCCCAGGCATTCAATGAGGGAATGGCCAATACGTTTGAAGGGATCGGTGCAAGATTATCCATCGATAATGAAGCGGTAAGCATCTTCGAAATTATCCCCGGTGGACCAATATTCAAAGACAAGAGCATTCATGTCAATGATAAGATTATTGCTGTAGCCCAAGGTAAAGATGGTGAATTCGAAGACATTATTGGCTGGAGACTTGATGCAGCCGTAGCAAAAATCAAAGGTCCAAAAGGAACCATTGTTCGCCTGAAAATTATACCTGCTGGTCAGCCAATGAACTCTCATCCGCGCATTGTATCTTTAGTACGTGAGAAAATCGTCGTTGAAGAAGAGTCTGCGAAAAAAGAGATTATGAACGTCAAAGGTGCCGATGGAAAAACGTACAAAGTGGGTATCATCAATATTCCGAAGTTCTACATGGATTTTGAAGCTTACAGAAGACGCGATCCAAACTATAAGAGCACAACGAGAGACGTTAGGTTAATCTTAGATACCTTGAAACAGGAAAAAGTAGATGCTGTGGTTATCGATTTACGATTCAATGGTGGCGGTTCCTTACCCGAAGCCATTGATTTAACAGGTTTATTTATCGACAAAGGTCCAGTTGTACAAGTAAGAGACACAAAAAATAACATCGATGTCGAAGAAGATAAAAACGCGGGTGTATCCTGGGATGGTCCATTGGGCATCATGATCAACCGCTTCTCGGCTTCGGCTTCTGAAATCTTTGCTGGAGCGATCCAGGATTATGGAAGAGGTATTATCTTGGGATCTCAAAGTTATGGTAAAGGAACAGTGCAATCGGCAATCGACATGTCTCGCGTTATCAGCCCGACCAGCCGCTTGCTATTAAAGGCCTCGGGTGAAAAAGATCCGGACACCCCAGAAGGTGCTCCTCAATATGGCCAGATCAATATCACACTCGGTAAATTCTATCGTGTAAACGGTAGCAGTACACAACTTAAAGGGGTTACACCAGATATCGTATTCCCTTCACAGTTCTCCGCAGAAAAATTTGGCGAGAGCTCAGAAAAATCAGCACTCCCTTGGGATCAGATCCAATCGAGCAACTTCAAAAAAGTAGCTGATCTAAGTGCTGTTGACAAAAAATTAGAAGCAATGCATGAGGCACGCATTAAAAACTCATTGGAATATAAGTATCTGAAAGAGGATATTGAAGAAGCTCAAAAAGATGAGGATGTTAAAATTCCATTGGAACTCAACAAATTCAAAAAAGAGAAAGATGACAACCTCAAGAAAAATAGGGACCGCATCAACGCTTTATTGAAATTGCAGGGTAAACCAGCTTGGGAGGAAGGTAAGTCCCAACCTAAAATCGATCTTGACTTTGTCAAAGATGAAAGTGCCAAAGTGATGACCGATTATATCATCAACTTTGGAACAAAAAAACCGTTGTAA
- a CDS encoding nucleotide sugar dehydrogenase, protein MRKITKVACIGAGYVGGPTMSVIANKNPSITVTVVDMNAERIKAWNASDLSQLPIYEPGLADVVGECRGRNLFFSTEVDRAIDEADMIFISVNTPTKSYGKGKGQAADLKYIELCARQIAAVSKNDKIIVEKSTLPVRTASALKSILDNNGNGVNFQILSNPEFLAEGTAIADLNEPDRVLIGGDHESAIAALVSLYESWVPRERIITTNLWSSELSKLVANAFLAQRVSSINAISELCEVTGASVHEVAAAVGRDSRIGNKFLKASVGFGGSCFQKDILNLVYIARSYNLHAVADYWEQVIILNDHQKSRFADKIVQWMYNTVNGKKIAFLGWAFKKETNDTRESAAIYVGDQLLSEEAAITVYDPKVPASQIYKDLDALGTRNPADNRAWVTVATDPYEAIKGAHAIAILTEWDEFKDYDWEKIKSSMNKPSFIFDGRKLLDRKQLESLGFIYYGIGE, encoded by the coding sequence ATGAGAAAAATAACAAAAGTAGCTTGCATTGGAGCGGGATATGTAGGAGGCCCTACCATGTCTGTGATAGCAAATAAAAATCCATCCATAACGGTGACTGTTGTGGATATGAATGCCGAGCGTATAAAAGCGTGGAATGCCTCGGATCTCAGTCAGTTGCCTATCTACGAGCCAGGTTTGGCAGATGTGGTGGGTGAATGCCGGGGAAGGAATTTGTTTTTTTCGACAGAAGTCGATCGTGCGATTGATGAAGCCGATATGATATTTATCTCTGTCAATACACCTACCAAATCCTATGGAAAAGGAAAAGGGCAGGCGGCAGATTTAAAATACATCGAACTTTGCGCGAGACAAATTGCGGCGGTATCCAAAAATGATAAAATTATTGTGGAAAAGTCCACCTTACCGGTGCGGACGGCGTCAGCGCTTAAAAGTATATTAGACAATAACGGAAACGGAGTTAATTTTCAAATTCTTTCCAATCCCGAATTTTTGGCCGAAGGAACAGCAATAGCCGATCTAAATGAGCCTGACCGTGTTCTCATTGGAGGTGACCATGAATCTGCTATAGCTGCACTTGTAAGCCTATATGAATCTTGGGTTCCTCGCGAGCGTATTATCACGACAAATTTGTGGTCCTCAGAGCTTTCCAAGCTGGTGGCTAATGCATTTCTGGCGCAGCGGGTTTCCTCTATAAATGCAATATCTGAGTTATGTGAAGTCACGGGAGCCAGTGTGCATGAGGTGGCGGCCGCAGTCGGGCGGGATAGCCGTATAGGGAACAAATTCCTAAAAGCCTCCGTAGGGTTTGGTGGATCTTGTTTTCAGAAAGATATTTTAAATTTAGTGTATATAGCACGAAGTTACAACTTGCATGCTGTGGCTGATTATTGGGAACAAGTCATCATCTTAAATGACCATCAGAAGTCCCGATTTGCGGATAAAATAGTTCAGTGGATGTACAATACCGTGAATGGTAAAAAGATCGCCTTTCTCGGCTGGGCATTTAAAAAGGAAACAAATGACACCAGGGAATCTGCTGCCATCTATGTGGGCGATCAGTTGCTCAGCGAGGAGGCGGCGATTACAGTCTATGATCCCAAAGTTCCGGCATCACAGATCTATAAGGATCTAGATGCATTGGGGACACGGAATCCAGCTGATAACCGCGCATGGGTAACGGTGGCAACAGACCCCTATGAGGCTATAAAAGGAGCTCATGCTATAGCGATATTGACCGAGTGGGATGAATTTAAAGATTATGATTGGGAGAAGATCAAATCCAGTATGAATAAGCCATCTTTTATTTTTGATGGACGTAAGCTATTGGATAGAAAGCAGCTGGAATCGTTAGGATTTATTTATTATGGCATTGGCGAATAA
- a CDS encoding adenylyltransferase/cytidyltransferase family protein, whose translation MKIGITFGVFDLLHAGHIMMLEEAKHHCDYLIVGLNTDPSEVSPEKAKPTQTIVERYIQLEGCRYVDEIIPYETEQDLIDMIKALPINLRIIGEEYRDADFTGKKYCVEEGIDIYYNKRTHRFSSAQLRRVVYEKETTKK comes from the coding sequence ATGAAAATAGGCATTACATTTGGCGTATTTGATTTGCTGCATGCCGGCCATATTATGATGCTTGAAGAAGCCAAGCATCACTGCGATTATTTAATTGTCGGATTGAATACCGATCCTTCAGAAGTTTCTCCCGAAAAAGCAAAGCCCACACAGACTATCGTAGAACGCTATATTCAACTGGAAGGCTGCCGATATGTTGACGAGATTATTCCTTATGAGACAGAGCAAGATTTGATCGATATGATCAAAGCCTTACCTATCAATCTTCGTATTATCGGCGAAGAATATCGCGATGCTGATTTTACAGGCAAGAAATACTGCGTTGAGGAAGGCATAGATATCTATTACAATAAGCGTACACACCGATTTTCAAGTGCCCAGCTGCGCAGAGTCGTCTATGAAAAAGAAACCACAAAGAAATAA
- a CDS encoding DoxX family protein: MAIWNSLGKYRDTGLLVLRVGLGVMMIMHGLPKLQGGPELWAGVGKSMGNIGIHFMPTFWGFMAAATETVGGLFLLLGLFFRPAALLLAFTMVIAGLMHLSKGDGIAGASHAIELCFVFLGLILIGPGKHSVDKK; the protein is encoded by the coding sequence ATGGCAATTTGGAATTCATTGGGTAAATATAGGGATACGGGACTTTTGGTCTTGCGTGTTGGACTTGGGGTGATGATGATCATGCATGGTCTGCCCAAATTGCAGGGCGGTCCTGAGCTCTGGGCAGGTGTCGGAAAATCAATGGGTAATATTGGTATTCATTTTATGCCTACTTTTTGGGGCTTTATGGCAGCTGCTACCGAAACTGTTGGGGGCCTATTTTTACTACTGGGGCTCTTTTTCCGACCAGCGGCATTATTGCTTGCATTTACGATGGTCATCGCTGGATTAATGCATCTTTCTAAAGGAGATGGTATCGCTGGTGCATCACATGCGATTGAGCTTTGCTTTGTGTTTTTAGGACTTATCCTTATTGGGCCGGGTAAACATTCGGTTGACAAAAAATAA
- a CDS encoding replication-associated recombination protein A, whose product MATRIPLAERLRPRQLSDYVGQQHIVGPDAVLYHAIQQKNIPSMILWGPPGVGKTSLALLIARALDRPFFSLSAIQAGVKDIREVIEKAERLMNFNQDQPILFIDEIHRFSKSQQDSLLGAVERGLVTLIGATTENPSFEVISALLSRCQVYVLEHLSEEDLIGLIQKALHEDEYLQQQTIVVEEYEALLRLSGGDARKLLNVLELVVNAAVLHKEPITNAFVLKQVQQNMAIYDKAGEQHYDIISAFIKSIRGSDPNAAVYWLARMIEGGEDPSFIARRLLILASEDIGNANPNALLLANNCFQAVNVIGWPESRIILSQTVIYLATSVKSNASYEAINKAQALVKQTGDLSVPLHIRNAPTKLMKDLNYGAEYKYAHAYPGNFVVQEFLPKEISGVKLYDPGQNSQEEKLRQSLRDKWKEKYKY is encoded by the coding sequence ATGGCAACACGAATTCCATTAGCAGAGCGACTTAGACCGCGGCAATTGAGCGATTATGTAGGACAACAACATATTGTAGGCCCAGATGCAGTACTCTACCATGCGATCCAGCAAAAAAATATTCCCTCCATGATTCTGTGGGGACCTCCCGGGGTTGGGAAAACAAGCTTGGCCTTGCTGATCGCGAGAGCGCTCGACCGGCCGTTCTTTTCATTAAGTGCGATTCAAGCAGGGGTGAAAGATATTCGTGAAGTAATCGAAAAAGCCGAACGGCTGATGAACTTCAACCAAGATCAACCCATTTTATTTATAGATGAGATTCACCGTTTTTCCAAGTCCCAGCAAGATTCCCTTTTGGGGGCTGTTGAGCGTGGTCTGGTGACACTTATTGGTGCTACGACAGAAAACCCTTCGTTCGAAGTCATCTCCGCATTGCTCTCGCGTTGTCAGGTATATGTATTGGAACATCTTTCTGAAGAAGATCTTATTGGATTGATTCAAAAAGCATTACATGAAGATGAATATCTACAGCAACAGACTATTGTTGTCGAAGAATATGAGGCCTTATTAAGGCTGTCTGGCGGCGATGCACGTAAATTGTTGAATGTGCTGGAACTGGTTGTCAATGCGGCAGTATTGCACAAAGAGCCGATTACCAATGCTTTTGTCCTGAAACAGGTGCAGCAGAACATGGCTATTTATGACAAGGCGGGGGAGCAACATTACGATATTATATCCGCTTTTATCAAATCCATCCGTGGGTCTGATCCAAATGCCGCAGTCTATTGGCTTGCACGGATGATCGAAGGGGGGGAGGATCCATCCTTTATTGCACGAAGGTTGTTGATTTTAGCTTCTGAAGATATTGGCAATGCCAATCCGAATGCCTTGTTGTTGGCGAACAATTGCTTTCAGGCTGTCAATGTTATCGGGTGGCCCGAATCACGTATCATTCTTTCGCAAACGGTTATCTATTTGGCGACTTCAGTTAAAAGCAACGCTTCCTATGAAGCAATCAATAAAGCGCAGGCCTTGGTGAAACAAACTGGAGATCTGTCTGTACCGCTGCATATCCGTAATGCGCCGACCAAATTGATGAAAGACTTAAATTATGGCGCCGAATACAAGTATGCACATGCCTATCCCGGGAACTTTGTTGTGCAGGAATTTCTTCCCAAGGAAATCAGTGGCGTCAAATTGTATGATCCCGGGCAGAATTCGCAGGAAGAAAAATTGAGGCAAAGTCTCCGGGACAAATGGAAGGAGAAATATAAATATTAA
- a CDS encoding S41 family peptidase encodes MNLAPLKQTGRLAVLAWTGLFVFSCKKDTPKPEPEPEPVERTEAQLIKDDIYKYYKLYSLWDKSIPDYTKDPSQFTDKYGSADLVLDALKKMTPAHAAYPNGVFDRFSYMEGLDGYNTGATASGRLKMDTNEGYGIYVQLGTEDEKTAQPIIYFVEGGSPAQKAGFKRSDFITAVNGDSDYSIAVTCTASGCTINDASARDKMMNKLNAALDAGTLKLQVKHQDGTTTIKDLTYANGYTIDPIYKDSVYTYNGNNVGYLALSSFEEIENNNINQQKIDAAFEKFQTQQIKSLIVDLRYNGGGYVDASAYVADKIGGAITKGKLMLKYEVNDYIKATPSINKMFQDTKFEGKSNLSLSKVYFLVSDRTASAAEMLINVLKPYLQVQLIASGTRTYGKPVGFFEQVVQKKVSFWPVSFLLKNSADFSDYWDGFVPDKSNITDYVFVDVGDKKETMLATALNEAAPGITTKASISAVSRKGYRTLNKSEVNIRPDRGMIKKR; translated from the coding sequence ATGAACTTAGCGCCTTTAAAACAAACAGGACGTTTGGCTGTCCTAGCATGGACTGGACTTTTTGTCTTTTCTTGCAAAAAGGATACCCCTAAACCTGAACCCGAGCCAGAACCCGTCGAGCGGACCGAAGCGCAGCTGATTAAGGATGATATCTACAAGTATTATAAATTATATTCACTTTGGGACAAATCCATCCCTGATTATACGAAAGATCCTTCCCAATTTACGGATAAATATGGTTCGGCAGATTTGGTGCTCGATGCGCTGAAGAAAATGACACCGGCACATGCGGCTTATCCAAACGGGGTCTTTGACCGATTTTCCTATATGGAGGGGCTCGACGGCTATAACACCGGAGCTACTGCTTCTGGCAGGCTCAAGATGGATACCAACGAAGGTTATGGGATCTATGTGCAGCTCGGAACAGAAGACGAAAAAACGGCACAGCCCATTATCTATTTTGTCGAGGGGGGATCCCCAGCCCAAAAGGCAGGTTTCAAACGGTCTGATTTTATTACGGCTGTCAACGGTGATTCCGATTACTCGATCGCTGTCACCTGTACGGCTAGCGGTTGTACCATCAATGATGCAAGTGCGCGGGACAAGATGATGAACAAACTGAATGCTGCCCTGGACGCTGGTACACTTAAGTTGCAGGTGAAACATCAGGACGGGACAACAACAATCAAAGATCTTACTTATGCGAATGGTTATACCATTGATCCCATTTATAAAGATTCCGTCTATACCTATAATGGAAACAACGTAGGTTATCTTGCCTTATCGTCTTTTGAAGAAATCGAAAATAATAATATCAATCAACAAAAGATCGATGCCGCTTTTGAAAAATTCCAGACTCAGCAGATTAAAAGTTTAATTGTTGATTTACGCTACAATGGAGGGGGATATGTAGATGCTTCCGCCTATGTTGCTGATAAGATCGGAGGAGCAATTACGAAAGGAAAGCTGATGCTTAAATACGAGGTGAATGATTATATCAAAGCGACACCGAGTATCAATAAGATGTTTCAGGATACCAAGTTTGAGGGCAAGAGCAATCTAAGCTTGAGTAAAGTTTATTTCTTGGTGAGTGACCGTACAGCATCTGCGGCTGAAATGCTGATCAATGTGCTCAAACCCTATCTGCAGGTACAGCTTATCGCCTCTGGTACACGTACATACGGTAAACCTGTAGGTTTCTTTGAGCAGGTTGTCCAAAAGAAGGTATCTTTTTGGCCAGTATCCTTTCTGTTGAAAAATTCGGCGGATTTTTCGGACTATTGGGATGGTTTTGTACCCGATAAAAGCAATATAACCGATTATGTATTTGTCGACGTAGGCGATAAGAAAGAGACGATGTTGGCGACAGCCTTGAATGAGGCAGCACCGGGCATTACAACCAAAGCTTCTATCAGTGCCGTCAGCCGAAAGGGCTATCGTACGCTTAACAAAAGCGAGGTCAATATCCGTCCGGACCGAGGCATGATCAAGAAACGCTAA